The Dasypus novemcinctus isolate mDasNov1 chromosome 12, mDasNov1.1.hap2, whole genome shotgun sequence genome includes a window with the following:
- the LRIG3 gene encoding leucine-rich repeats and immunoglobulin-like domains protein 3 gives MGARRLAAPAAALALLLGAVLGRAGQAESGRLGPVVLGHPSGVATERPCPAPCRCLGDLLDCSRQRLAHLPEPLPPWVARLDLSHNRLSFIKASSMSHLQSLRDVKLNNNELETIPNLGPISANITLLSLAGNKIVEILPEHLKQFQSLETLDLSNNNISELKTAFPSLQLKYLYINSNRVTSMEPGCFDNLASTLLVLKLNRNRISAVPPKMFKLPQLQYLELNRNKIKNIDGLTFQGLGALKSLKMQRNGVTKLMDGAFWGLSNMEILQLDHNNLTEITKGWLYGLLMLQELHLSQNVINRISPDAWEFCQKLSELDLTFNHLSRLDDSSFLGLSLLTTLHIGNNKVSYIADCAFRGLSSLKTLDLKNNEISWTIEDMNGAFSGLDKLRRLVLQGNRIRSITKKAFTGLDALEHLDLSDNAIMSLQGNAFSQMKKLQQFHLNTSSLLCDCQLKWLPQWVAENNFQSFVNASCAHPQLLKGRSIFAVSPDGFVCDDFPKPQITVQPETQSAIKGSNLSFICSAASSSDSPMTFAWKKDNELLHDAEMENYAHLRARGGEVMEYTTILRLRSVEFTSEGKYQCVISNHFGSSYSVKAKLTVNMLPSFTKTPMDLTIRAGAMARLECAAVGHPTPQIAWQKDGGTDFPAARERRMHVMPEDDVFFIVDVKIEDIGVYSCTAQNSAGSISANATLTVLETPSFLRPLLDRTVTKGETAVLQCIAGGSPPPKLNWTKDDSPLAVTERHFFAAGNQLLIIVDSDVSDAGKYTCEMSNTLGTERGNVRLSVIPTPTCDSPQMTAPSLDDDGWATVGVVIIAVVCCVVGTSLVWVVIIYHTRRRNEDCSVTNTDETNLPADIPSYLSSQGTLADRQDGYGSSESGSHHQFVTSSGGGYFLPQHDNNGTCHIDNSSEADVEVASDPFFCPLLGSPGPVYLKGNVYSSDPFEAYHAGCSPDTRAALMDHYETSYMKRKECYPCPHPSEDARERGGSHVGLPSHVRKLINSTYCQNEGPGMKNLCLNKSSLDFSMSPEPASVALSNSFMGTFGKPLRKPHLDAFSSCGQPSDCQPRASPLKAYASLDLDSEAEEDRKERTDFHEENHICTYKQTLDNYRTPNFQCYDLDT, from the exons ATGGGTGCGCGGAGGCTCGCTGCGCCTGCGGCGGCGCTGGCGCTGCTGCTGGGCGCGGTGCTGGGGCGCGCGGGCCAGGCCGAGAGCGGCCGCCTCGGGCCCGTCGTGCTCGGGCATCCGTCTGGGGTCGCCACCGAGCGGCCGTGTCCGGCTCCCTGTCGCTGCCTTGGGGACCTGCTGGACTGCAGTCGCCAGCGGCTGGCGCATCTTCCCGAACCGCTCCCGCCCTGGGTCGCCCGGCT GGACTTAAGTCACAACAGATTGTCTTTCATCAAGGCAAGTTCCATGAGCCACCTTCAAAGCCTTCGAGATGT AAAACTGAACAACAATGAATTGGAGACCATTCCAAATCTGGGACCAATCTCAGCAAACATTACACTTCTCTCCTT GGCCGGAAACAAGATTGTTGAAATATTGCCTGAACATCTGAAACAATTTCAATCCCTTGAAACTTTGGACCTGAGCAACAACAATATTTCAGAGCTTAAAACTGCATTTCCATCCCTCCAACTCAAATATCT GTATATCAACAGCAACCGAGTCACATCAATGGAGCCTGGTTGTTTTGACAATTTGGCCAGTACACTCCTGGTGTTGAAGCTGAACAGGAACCGCATCTCAGCCGTCCCACCCAAAATGTTTAAACTTCCCCAACTGCAGTACCT TGAACTGAACCGAAACAAGATTAAAAACATCGATGGACTCACGTTCCAAGGCCTTGGTGCTCTGAAGTCTctaaaaatgcaaagaaatggaGTAACAAAACTTATGGACGGAGCTTTTTGGGGCCTGAGCAACATGGAAATCTT GCAGTTGGACCACAACAACCTGACAGAGATTACCAAAGGCTGGCTGTACGGCTTGCTGATGCTGCAGGAGCTTCATCTCAGCCAGAATGTCATCAACAGGATCAGTCCGGATGCCTGGGAGTTCTGCCAGAAACTCAGTGAGCT AGACCTAACTTTTAATCACTTATCAAGGTTAGATGATTCAAGTTTCCTTGGCCTAAGTTTACTAACTACACTGCACATTGGGAACAACAAAGTGAGCTACATTGCTGATTGTGCCTTCCGGGGGCTTTCCAGTTTAAAGACATT ggatctaaaaaacaatgaaatttccTGGACAATTGAAGACATGAACGGTGCTTTCTCTGGGCTTGACAAACTGAGGCGGCT aGTACTCCAGGGCAACCGGATTAGATCTATTACCAAAAAAGCCTTCACTGGTTTGGATGCATTAGAACACCT AGACCTGAGCGACAATGCAATCATGTCCTTACAAGGCAATGcattttcacagatgaagaaacttcAACAATT TCATTTAAATACATCAAGCCTTTTGTGTGACTGCCAACTAAAATGGCTCCCACAGTGGGTGGCGGAAAACAATTTTCAGAGCTTTGTAAATGCCAGTTGTGCCCATCCTCAACTGTTAAAAGGAAGGAGTATTTTTGCTGTCAGCCCAGACGGCTTTGTGTGTG ATGATTTTCCTAAACCCCAAATCACGGTTCAGCCAGAAACACAGTCGGCAATAAAAGGTTccaatttgagttttatctgctcAGCTGCCAGCAGCAGTGATTCCCCGATGACTTTTGCTTGGAAAAAAGACAATGAACTACTTCATGATGCTGAGATGGAAAATTATGCACACCTCCGGGCCCGAGGTGGCGAGGTGATGGAGTACACCACCATCCTTCGCCTGCGCAGTGTGGAATTTACCAGCGAAGGGAAATATCAGTGTGTCATTTCCAATCACTTTGGTTCTTCCTACTCAGTAAAGGCCAAGCTTACTGTAAATA TGCTTCCTTCGTTCACCAAGACTCCCATGGACCTGACCATCCGTGCTGGGGCCATGGCACGCTTGGAGTGTGCCGCTGTGGGGCACCCCACCCCACAGATTGCCTGGCAGAAGGACGGGGGCACAGACTTCCCCGCTGCCAGGGAGCGGCGCATGCACGTCATGCCAGAGGACGACGTCTTCTTCATTGTGGACGTGAAGATAGAGGACATCGGGGTTTATAGCTGTACGGCTCAAAACAGTGCAGGAAGTATTTCAGCCAATGCGACTCTGACTGTCCTAG AAACGCCATCATTTTTGCGGCCTCTGTTAGACCGAACTGTGACCAAGGGAGAAACAGCCGTCCTCCAGTGCATCGCAGGGGGTAGCCCTCCTCCCAAACTGAACTGGACCAAAGATGACAGCCCTTTGGCTGTAACCGAAAGGCACTTTTTCGCAGCAGGCAATCAGCTGCTGATTATTGTGGATTCGGACGTCAGCGATGCAGGGAAGTACACGTGTGAAATGTCCAACACCCTCGGCACTGAGAGGGGCAACGTGCGGCTCAGTGTGATCCCCACGCCCACCTGCGACTCCCCCCAGATGACGGCTCCGTCGCTGGACGACGACGGCTGGGCCACTGTGGGAGTCGTCATCATAGCGGTGGTCTGCTGTGTGGTGGGCACGTCGCTCGTGTGGGTGGTCATCATTTACCACACCAGGCGGAGGAACGAAGATTGCAGTGTTACCAACACAG ATGAGACCAACTTGCCAGCAGATATACCCAGTTATTTGTCATCTCAGGGGACATTAGCTGACAGGCAGGATGGGTATGGCTCCTCGGAAAGTGGAAGCCACCACCAGTTCGTCACTTCTTCAGGAGGTGGATATTTCTTACCGCAACATGACAATAATG GAACCTGCCATATTGACAACAGCAGTGAAGCTGATGTGGAAGTTGCCTCAGATCCATTCTTTTGCCCCCTTTTGGGATCCCCAGGCCCTGTCTATTTGAAGGGGAATGTATATAGCTCAGATCCTTTTGAAGCCTATCATGCAG GTTGCAGTCCTGACACAAGAGCAGCTTTAATGGACCACTATGAGACCAGTTACATGAAGAGAAAAGAGTGCTACCCATGTCCTCACCCTTCAGAAGACGCCCGTGAGCGGGGCGGCAGTCACGTGGGGTTGCCTTCACATGTGAGGAAGCTAATTAACTCAACCTACTGTCAAAATGAAGGACCTGGAATGAAAAATTTGTGTCTAAACAAGTCCTCTTTAGATTTTAGTATGAGTCCGGAGCCTGCTTCAGTTGCATTGAGTAATTCTTTCATGG GTACGTTTGGTAAGCCTCTGAGGAAACCTCACCTGGATGCCTTTTCAAGCTGTGGACAGCCATCAGATTGTCAGCCAAGAGCCTCTCCCTTAAAAGCTTATGCTTCCCTAGACTTGGACTCTGAGGCAGAAGAAGATAGGAAAGAAAGGACAGATTTTCATGAAGAAAATCATATATGTACCTATAAACAGACCCTAGACAACTACAGGACTCCAAATTTTCAGTGTTATGACTTGGACACATAG